One part of the Pseudoliparis swirei isolate HS2019 ecotype Mariana Trench chromosome 6, NWPU_hadal_v1, whole genome shotgun sequence genome encodes these proteins:
- the LOC130195812 gene encoding uncharacterized protein LOC130195812 isoform X2 — MMYSSNNTLLDDLKTSKMINRLKNILPVTGKELEQQMYLEDVILPQVTIQWLRKTLGLWRHEAESLLLKQEDAHSGREKENDSPAPEPTDQQNSGKFQKIEHALLAAKWCQTWPLKGKVTLPALTLMGRSEQLAIGKAHAGEEEEDDGAERLFDFNFEYQSDYNRFSEEFMDKGYKVDGSFKHCD, encoded by the exons ATGATGTACTCATCCAACAACACATTGTTGGATGACTTGAAG aCTTCAAAGATGATCAACAGGCTGAAGAACATCCTGCCTGTAACGGGCAAAGAGCTAGAACAGCAGATGTACCTGGAAGATGTAATTCTGCCACAG GTAACAATTCAGTGGCTGAGAAAAACACTGGGTCTTTGGAGACACGAGGCAGAAAGCCTCCTCTTAAAACAGGAAGATGCGCACAG tggaagagaaaaggaaaacgaCAGCCCTGCACCTGAGCCGACAGACCAACAG AATTCTGGAAAATTCCAAAAAATTGAGCATGCTCTGTTGGCAGCCAAGTGGTGCCAGACATGGCCTTTGAAGGGGAAGGTGACATTACCCGCACTGACGCTAATGGGCCGATCAGAACAGCTGGCCATCGGAAAAGCACAtgcgggagaagaagaagaagacgacggaGCTGAAAGACTCTTTGATTTCAACTTTGAatatcaaagtgattataataGGTTTTCTGAGGAATTCATGGACAAGGGTTACAAGGTGGATGGGTCATTCAAGCACTGTGATTAG
- the LOC130195812 gene encoding uncharacterized protein LOC130195812 isoform X3 yields the protein MYLEDVILPQVTIQWLRKTLGLWRHEAESLLLKQEDAHSGREKENDSPAPEPTDQQNSGKFQKIEHALLAAKWCQTWPLKGKVTLPALTLMGRSEQLAIGKAHAGEEEEDDGAERLFDFNFEYQSDYNRFSEEFMDKGYKVDGSFKHCD from the exons ATGTACCTGGAAGATGTAATTCTGCCACAG GTAACAATTCAGTGGCTGAGAAAAACACTGGGTCTTTGGAGACACGAGGCAGAAAGCCTCCTCTTAAAACAGGAAGATGCGCACAG tggaagagaaaaggaaaacgaCAGCCCTGCACCTGAGCCGACAGACCAACAG AATTCTGGAAAATTCCAAAAAATTGAGCATGCTCTGTTGGCAGCCAAGTGGTGCCAGACATGGCCTTTGAAGGGGAAGGTGACATTACCCGCACTGACGCTAATGGGCCGATCAGAACAGCTGGCCATCGGAAAAGCACAtgcgggagaagaagaagaagacgacggaGCTGAAAGACTCTTTGATTTCAACTTTGAatatcaaagtgattataataGGTTTTCTGAGGAATTCATGGACAAGGGTTACAAGGTGGATGGGTCATTCAAGCACTGTGATTAG
- the LOC130195812 gene encoding uncharacterized protein LOC130195812 isoform X1, translating to MTSELLCSLQDLEQKIRDGTLLSNRHYLHKNKEFYPALQMMYSSNNTLLDDLKTSKMINRLKNILPVTGKELEQQMYLEDVILPQVTIQWLRKTLGLWRHEAESLLLKQEDAHSGREKENDSPAPEPTDQQNSGKFQKIEHALLAAKWCQTWPLKGKVTLPALTLMGRSEQLAIGKAHAGEEEEDDGAERLFDFNFEYQSDYNRFSEEFMDKGYKVDGSFKHCD from the exons ATGACATCAGAATTGTTATGCTCTTTGCAGGATCTGGAGCAAAAGATCAGAGATGGCACGCTTCTTTCCAACAGACACTATCTCCATAAAAACAAGGAGTTTTATCCGGCATTGCAAATGATGTACTCATCCAACAACACATTGTTGGATGACTTGAAG aCTTCAAAGATGATCAACAGGCTGAAGAACATCCTGCCTGTAACGGGCAAAGAGCTAGAACAGCAGATGTACCTGGAAGATGTAATTCTGCCACAG GTAACAATTCAGTGGCTGAGAAAAACACTGGGTCTTTGGAGACACGAGGCAGAAAGCCTCCTCTTAAAACAGGAAGATGCGCACAG tggaagagaaaaggaaaacgaCAGCCCTGCACCTGAGCCGACAGACCAACAG AATTCTGGAAAATTCCAAAAAATTGAGCATGCTCTGTTGGCAGCCAAGTGGTGCCAGACATGGCCTTTGAAGGGGAAGGTGACATTACCCGCACTGACGCTAATGGGCCGATCAGAACAGCTGGCCATCGGAAAAGCACAtgcgggagaagaagaagaagacgacggaGCTGAAAGACTCTTTGATTTCAACTTTGAatatcaaagtgattataataGGTTTTCTGAGGAATTCATGGACAAGGGTTACAAGGTGGATGGGTCATTCAAGCACTGTGATTAG
- the si:ch211-106e7.2 gene encoding uncharacterized protein si:ch211-106e7.2, translating into MTKMQSLAWMNGQYRPEGPLSQPPKAASLRNLQRGTENQCMTAQTGAQPPHNAKVTHYYVAYSQRKPSDGQITADHQAVSFQQTSGGNNYLQPSPIYLQSGNPSLQVTYGSKPNYHQNAAQNLSTRSQPNMTLAYIVCPQQDISPNGNQSVVVHGAASIKTQNGSFVSDGMFQNSCAQSNKPILPYTMATTSHQPREVASNGTMGPGVHHRPTAHETHYRENGSRHGFNPPCTSNSSSLHVYRPIRISQQYLTHNNGGEASSSIYSNSLNGQAVTNLSLSNPNDSPSNPAADAHAQQDLLKQRQSIARIEDYLRMPTTTGSDGHLDVYTSSLYGRKQDVSMVTMRKSNQNKQPVTSTEMYNSNVSQETPQSLRPSSPKATRNVMSIQHSIDVQPQQSSLPNVLHVSAKRDIIGNVSQAVFSTENNVSSSSSQLKHLLQCNKSQRIENQSVEKNCDRLEMLPVKANDSSIYSSPGRTRAVAVVQPLLHESYQVACKQNSSNTTSQLSEGNESLRYPVKQVISPKTKKVGNPKVVLTQKPPNQMRSNTHEIRHSATSNDGAFISPSSSARPRDSFQKPLHTVDSGSKLDIDTQVHQRVSATAQQSVTFEAPVSPNGDKNNSEVPMDTKGVELSSVPTTLWNYDALTKRIQDCEKAQVALKISMNTLHKLFIMFWNGNLIQFKSEIIMGTYTTIMANARQFFRENVEMESVILSQVKSSFKTQLKNYHVLKENEVYSELPYKSSWLNVNEQLDDIDKEFDFPPSLKDHLKGLKSDGQLDIDNETDDSIPAQTVKEVSNKMSPKELDPVDPSEEKQDSLDATTSTPMASPSKTERADSSDPYSFKIQVLPPEDAKVIFEQAQSNLPESIDMDYQPERLLTISVEEELPMVIDPTLSNSKLEDKAFLPIAEVCCIERLKETICGSKTTSLSKCQCNVIQSHKDITEKTCVKEVIAVQEEDAFRFDGILHSATERENNSPLTAFLWPEIIDVFSHTIDVPEDDDTPQDPKNISHISIDSSESSIICLSDAEEHLASSDSDIPNQMPYFEYDSQQARVKWTESGQSSSSHKKETNTISTNLTEIQSDPEVECVSDQLKVTRDMHSWTSVRSDNKTEELASGESEVASQMTNLDENCGQTELSATNVEDSSLETEEQQTVISAMGAREKSWSRKLKRPRSPGRSLQVSRKSKKCKSTQPILEGTSKPRKAFMNGTDGEHSPSVAQTVELFLYGSTRPNKYVLRSSPEAASHSGSTPPKVLSVNLSPLKRKTIKTVRTWDYSVKQLYKRWKISLPPAKSGRRKKKAWKCTFASSSKLRIKKADTIGPVDTEELPVSSEMRISNGKTKPYRNLSWRRSLSKELSFDEVKRTALFKQPADQERTNAEDGSEAVGPLQNNNILQFSVLPVSFTFGSNGRQETEDPGQETPDLVEGKDDNHNKSDNCSVDTWYSNAEKQFHPPPPYASSLFHAFQKTYMDKMQRCVDK; encoded by the exons ATGACAAAAATGCAATCTTTGGCATGGATGAATGGACAGTACCGACCGGAGGGACCACTTTCCCAACCCCCAAAAGCTGCTTCGCTGAGGAATCTGCAACGTGGGACTGAAAACCAGTGTATGACGGCACAAACAGGAGCCCAACCCCCACACAATGCTAAAGTCACTCATTACTATGTAGCTTACTCTCAAAGAAAGCCATCTGATGGGCAGATCACAGCAGATCATCAGGCTGTTTCTTTTCAGCAGACATCTGGAGGGAACAATTATCTGCAACCCTCACCAATTTATTTACAAAGTGGAAACCCCAGTTTGCAGGTCACTTATGGAAGTAAGCCAAATTATCATCAGAACGCTGCACAGAATTTATCGACCCGGAGTCAACCCAACATGACACTCGCATACATTGTCTGCCCTCAGCAAGACATTTCACCAAATGGGAACCAATCAGTTGTAGTTCACGGGGCAGCATCAATAAAGACACAGAATGGTAGTTTTGTGTCTGATGGCATGTTTCAAAACTCCTGTGCACAGTCCAATAAACCCATTCTACCATACACGATGGCGACCACCTCGCATCAACCTAGAGAAGTGGCTAGCAATGGCACAATGGGGCCTGGTGTACACCACAGACCGACTGCTCATGAAACCCATTACAGAGAAAACGGCTCTCGGCATGGCTTCAACCCACCATGTACATCAAACTCATCAAGTTTACACGTTTACAGACCGATTCGAATTTCTCAACAATACTTGACGCATAACAATGGGGGAGAAGCCAGCTCCTCCATTTACTCAAATTCATTGAATGGGCAGGCTGTGACTAACCTTTCCTTGTCAAATCCAAATGATTCTCCCTCGAATCCTGCTGCTGATGCACATGCACAACAGGATTTACTCAAACAACGACAATCGATTGCAAGAATTGAGGACTATCTGCGTATGCCGACCACTACTGGCTCAGATGGTCACCTTGACGTGTATACTAGTTCACTTTATGGACGCAAGCAGGATGTCAGCATGGTCACAATGAGGAAGTCTAATCAAAATAAGCAACCTGTGACATCTACTGAAATGTATAACTCCAATGTCTCCCAGGAGACACCCCAAAGTTTGAGACCTTCATCGCCTAAAGCCACTCGCAATGTTATGTCAATACAGCACAGCATAGATGTGCAACCTCAGCAAAGCTCCTTACCaaatgtccttcatgtctcagcAAAAAGAGATATAATTGGAAATGTAAGTCAGGCAGTATTTAGTACTGAAAACAATGTTAGCTCTTCAAGTTCTCAACTGAAACACCTCCTTCAGTGCAATAAATCACAGAGAATCGAAAACCAATCTGTAGAAAAAAATTGTGACAGGCTTGAAATGCTCCCAGTGAAGGCAAATGACAGCTCCATTTACTCATCGCCTGGTCGCACCAGAGCTGTTGCTGTTGTGCAACCACTGTTGCATGAAAGCTACCAGGTTGCCTGCAAACAGAACAGTTCTAACACCACCAGCCAGTTGTCTGAGGGCAATGAATCTTTGAGGTACCCAGTAAAACAAGTTATCTCTCCAAAAACCAAGAAGGTCGGGAATCCGAAAGTTGTCTTAACCCAGAAACCCCCGAACCAAATGAGGTCCAACACGCATGAAATCAGGCATTCAGCAACATCCAATGATGGTGCTTTTATTTCACCGTCCTCTTCAGCAAGGCCTCGAGACTCATTTCAAAAACCGTTGCATACAGTTGATTCAGGATCTAAACTGGATATTGACACGCAAGTACACCAGCGTGTTTCAGCAACTGCCCAACAATCGGTAACCTTCGAAGCACCAGTGAGCCCAAATGGTGATAAAAACAACAGTGAGGTGCCAATGGATACAAAGGGTGTAGAACTTTCCTCAGTCCCAACAACACTATGGAATTATGACGCATTAACTAAGCGCATACAGGATTGTGAAAAAGCTCAGGTCGCCTTAAAGATTTCAATGAATACTTTGCACAAATTATTCATCATGTTTTGGAATGGCAACTTGATACAATTTAAATCTGAAATTATTATGGGCACCTACACTACTATAATGGCTAATGCTAGACAATTCTTCAGAGAAAATGTAGAAATGGAGTCTGTCATTCTGTCACAAGTAAAAAGTAGCTTTAAGACACAACTCAAAAACTACCATGTCCTCAAAGAAAATGAAGTTTATTCAGAACTGCCCTACAAGTCGTCATGGTTGAATGTCAATGAGCAGCTTGATGACATTGACAAAGAGTTTGACTTCCCGCCCTCTTTGAAGGATCATCTTAAGGGGCTCAAGAGTGACGGTCAACTCGACATTGACAATGAGACAGACGACAGCATTCCTGCACAAACCGTAAAGGAGGTGTCAAACAAGATGTCACCAAAAGAGCTTGACCCGGTTGACCCAAGTGAAGAAAAACAAGACTCCTTGGatgcaacaacttcaacaccAATGGCCTCTCCTAGTAAAACGGAACGTGCTGATTCCAGTGACCCATACTCCTTTAAAATCCAGGTTCTTCCACCTGAAGATGCCAAAGTTATTTTCGAGCAAGCACAAAGTAATCTGCCAGAAAGCATCGACATGGACTACCAGCCAGAAAGACTCTTGACTatctctgtggaggaggagctacCTATGGTCATCGATCCCACATTGAGTAACTCAAAACTGGAGGACAAGGCATTCCTTCCGATAGCAGAGGTTTGCTGCATTGAAAGGTTGAAGGAAACAATTTGTGGGTCAAAGACCACTTCTTTGAGTAAATGCCAGTGCAATGTCATACAAAGTCATAAAGATATCACAGAAAAGACCTGTGTCAAGGAGGTGATTGCAGTACAGGAGGAAGATGCGTTCAGGTTTGACGGAATTCTTCACTCTGcgacagaaagagagaacaaCAGTCCGCTGACGGCATTTCTTTGGCCTGAGATAATCGATGTATTCAGTCACACCATTGACGTTCCTGAAGATGATGACACACCTCAAGATCCAAAGAACATTTCCCATATAAGCATAGATAGTAGCGAGTCAAGCATCATATGCTTAAGTGATGCGGAAGAACATCTGGCTAGCAGTGACAGTGACATTCCCAACCAAATGCCGTACTTTGAATATGATTCCCAACAAGCTCGGGTGAAATGGACAGAAAGTGGACAGTCAAGCAGTTCACACAAGAAAGAGACCAATACAATTTCCACAAATCTCACTGAAATTCAGTCAGACCCTGAAGTGGAATGTGTATCGGATCAGTTGAAAGTTACACGAGATATGCATTCATGGACTTCCGTCAGAAGTGACAACAAAACTGAAGAGCTCGCCAGTGGTGAAAGTGAAGTTGCCAGCCAGATGACAAATCTCGATGAAAATTGTGGACAAACTGAATTGTCGGCCACAAATGTGGAAGATTCATCATTGGAAACTGAAGAGCAACAAACTGTAATTAGTGCGATGGGTGCCCGAGAGAAATCCTGGAGTCGTAAACTAAAGAGACCACGTAGTCCTGGTCGATCTTTACAGGTCTCGCGGAAATCAAAGAAATGCAAATCCACACAGCCTATCCTTGAAGGCACTTCAAAACCTCGGAAGGCTTTTATGAATGGGACTGATGGCGAACATTCACCCTCGGTTGCACAAACTGTAGAACTGTTTCTGTATGGCTCAACACGCCCAAACAAGTATGTTTTACGTTCATCTCCAGAGGCTGCGTCTCATTCAGGGTCAACGCCTCCAAAAGTGCTCTCTGTGAATCTCAGTCCCTTGAAGAGAAAGACGATTAAAACTGTGCGAACATGGGACTATTCAGTCAAACAGCTTTACAAAAGATGGAAGATTAGTTTACCACCAGCTAAAAGTGGgcgcagaaaaaaaaaagcttggaAATGTACTTTTGCCTCGTCATCTAAGTTGAGAATCAAGAAAGCTGATACGATTGGCCCCGTCGACACTGAAGAGCTGCCAGTTTCTTCTGAAATGAGGATCTCGAATGGAAAAACTAAGCCCTACCGGAATCTTAGTTGGAGGAGGTCCCTCTCTAAAGAACTCTCATTTGACGAGGTAAAACGCACCGCCTTGTTCAAGCAGCCCGCTGACCAGGAGAGGACGAACGCTGAAGATGGAAGCGAAGCTGTCGGGCCTCTCCAGAACAACAATATCCTGCAGTTCAGCGTCTTACCCGTTTCCTTTACCTTTGGATCCAATGGGAGACAGGAAACTGAGGATCCTGGACAAg aaACTCCTGATCTTGTTGAGGGAAAGGACGACAACCACAACAAAAGTGACAACTGCTCCGTAGATACATGGTATTCGAATGCTGAGAAGCAATTTCACCCGCCCCCACCCTACGCCTCCAGCCTATTCCATGCCTTTCAGAAGACATACATGGATAAGATGCAGCGTTGTGTGGATAAATAA